CAATAATAATATTTGTTTTCCAATTCTGTTTCAGAAGGCATTGGGAAAAATTTCAATTCTTCACCGTAAGCAAACCAAAAACCGTGACGCAAAAATTTGTAAGAAATTTCTTTCAATAAACTTCCCAGACTAATAGTTTTCGTTGTTTTTTCGGGTTTGTCAACTAATTCGTTAACACAATTAAAAAACCTATATGGATTAACACCGGGCAAATCAATAGTAAATATTTCTTTGTTTTTATTTATTTCAAAAAAGTGATCAATATTAAAATCAATTTGTGTAAAACAAATTTTTGGTGCACCTTTTGATTTTGTTTGGGTTGTAATAAATTTACCAAAATCTCTTTGGTCTTTTGTTGAAGCAACAAGAGTTTCAAGAGGCGTAATTTCTTGGTAAATTCTTATCATTCCAGGTTGATTATAAGCTGTATATTCTGCTGGTTCAATAGGAAGAACTTTACCATTAATAGTGCAAAGGAAGAGTTTTTTAATTGCAGATAATTCAACATGCTCTAAAACATTATATGATGAAATAAATTTTGTTTTTTTTGGTAAACCACCTTCATCCGGAACAGTTAGAGCTAAATATTTATCAATTTCAAAATAGTCGTTTCTAAAGTTAATATCCAATTCGGCAAAAATAACTTTACCACTAAAATGTTTTGCACTTCCCATCGTGTAGTGTTCACCAAATTTATCAGGCTCAAGTTGTGAAGCAACTAATGCATTAATTGGGTATACAATCATGTATAAATGTTTTTCATATTCTGGCATTACACTACTCCGATTTTATTTTAGAAACACTTAAAATTATTAAATGAATTATTTACTATCAAGAAATGTATTTTAACTTTTATTTTGTAGAATATTTAAAACCACTGATAAAAAATCAAAATCATTTTTTTTCACTGCTAAGTTTAATTACATTAGTTATACTATAAATTAAAATTGCTACACCAATCCATTGAACAATACTTAAAATATTCCCGTGTAAAATATATTCTAAAATAATTGCAGTTAATGGAAAAGCTAATTCCAGTATGGTAGAAGAAGATGCTGTAATATTTTTTAATCCGTAATAATATAAGAAAATTGCCGGTCCACCAGTTGAAAACGCAATTAGTAAAAATATTAACCACTGGGAATTTAAAACAGTTGTAACTTGATTTATTTCTCCAAAAGTTAAAACAATCGATAGCATAATAATAGCTGAAATTGAGAAACGTAAATAAGTTCCTAATTCAAAACTTACATTTTTTAATGCTCGTTTACTTAAAACTGTAGAAAAACCAAAACTGAATGCTGCAAATCCGGAAAATAATGCCGCAAATAGATTTTTGTTATCTGAATTAATTTGTGGAAGTTTAAATCCAAAAGTCATTATATAAGTTCCAAGAATTGCTAAAAATGCCCAATAGAAAAATTTTTTTGGAAGTTTCTCTTTTAAAATAATTGCTGCTAAAGTTAAAGCAAATAACGGCTGTAATTTTTGAATTAAAATTACAATTGAAAGATTTACAAAATTTACATAGAATAATGCTTTGGTAATACTCAGACTTCCAATTGCTCCCCCAAATAAAGCAACACCGGCAAAAGCAAGCCAATCTTTTCTTTCTAATTTTTTTAAAATTGTAATATTTTTAAATAAAATAGGTGAAAGGTAAATTGCTGTTATAGAACTTTCGATAAAAACGACTAAGATTACCGGAAGCGAATACAATTCCGGACGTAAAACAATTCCATCAAAACCCCAAAGCATAGCAGCGATAATTATAAAAATTGGAGCAAGTTTATTCATATAAAATGGGAAACTTTCTGAAAGTTAAATTCAAATATATCAAAAAATGTTGATTAATATTTTGCAGAATTGAGATGAGTTTAATTGAAGTTTTGGGTAAAAGTTGCAGATTCCATCAACAAATATCATTCTTTCTCTTAATCTTAAACTTTATCTTAATCATCTTCAAATTTAATGAGTGTAACAAATATTTAATGATTGAGAGTAAGTTTAAGATTAAGAAAACTAAATAAAATCTTACGATCGTTTACTTCTATCAACCGCTTTAAGAATTTTTAAATTTAGAATAATAAATCGAAAGAACTGAATAATTTTATTATTCATCATTTTTTCATCTTGTTTTGTAATTTCCATAAAAAATTTCTCCTATTCTGGAATAATTTTCCAACCAACGCGAGCACGTAATTTATGCATAAAAGTTGTGTGAATCATCCTTTTCATCCAAGCACCGGCTAATCCCATTTCCATATGAGTAACAAACAAATCACGACCTTGTTCATTGGGGAATTTTCTAACATCCGGAACAACCGGATAAATCATTATTGTTGCGGCAGAACCATCCCAAAGTGAATCACCCATTGAAGCAATACATGCTGCAGCCATATCACTCATTCTTTCATGATGTGTCATTCGTCCGTGTTCAATTAAATCAATAATATTTTTTGCAATTATTCTACCAATAATTCCAGAAACCATTCCCGTTCTTGGCGGCGCGGCAGTAATTGATGTTCCATTAGGAGTTGTGTGCGGTTTTGAAATTGGTCCGGGAGGTGCAAATGCAATTCCACCGGCAAAAATGTTTTTATAATTTCTATTTTGATAAACTGCAGGCCAAGCATCCGGATTTTCTGAAAGAATATCCCAAGTTAAACCATAAATTCCATCCACTAAAATAAAACCAGCGGGATTTGTTAATTTACTTGAATTATCTTCTCCATCTTTTCCTACAAATTTAAATGGCTGACCTAGAAATTGGGGAACAAGCATTGCAAAATCATAATCTGTTTCGCCAAATTCACCATTGAAATTTTCCCAATAAATAGATTTTTCATTTACTTCTTTTGCGCCGCGTTGAACTTGAACATCAAAACCATTTTGCTTAAATACTGCACCAATAAAATCTTCGCTTGATACAACTTGTCCTTTGTATTTTGCATGAACTCCTCTAACGCCAAAATCACCCAAAGCTCGCTCATTAGAAAAATAAATCATTTCTGCTTTATCTCTAATTCCTTGTTTTATTAAATCTTTATGAATATTTGTAATATATTCTAATGCAGCACCTTGACAAGTTGCACCAGGATGACCAGTTCCAATAACAATTTTCTGTTTTTCACCTTTTTTCATTCTTGCAACAATTTCAAGATATTTATCTCTTGATGCAACTGCATGATCCAAAGTGCATATTGAATAAGTAAATCCTTTTGGACCAAGTCCTTTAGTTCCTTCAAAATTTAGTTTTGGACCGGTTGCAATTATCAAATAATCATATTCGAGTTTTTTAATATTTTTAGAATTATTTTCTTCCGCAATCACAAACTGATTATCAGCATGAATTTCTGTAACTTTTCCATGAATAAAATTTACATTTAATTTAGAATAAACTGGTTCAAGTGGAAAAGTTGTTTTTTCGGGAGCCATGTGGCCAATTCCAACCCAAACCCAAGAAGGAATATAGGCAAAATAATCTTGTCTGTTCACAACTGTTATACTATGATCTTTACCTAATGAATCGCCGAGATAAAGTGCTGCAGTATGTCCGGCAAAACCGGCTCCAACTATAACAATCTTTGCCATAGGAACTCCATTATTTATTTGTAAATTTATTCTAAGAATTTTGACT
The nucleotide sequence above comes from Ignavibacteriota bacterium. Encoded proteins:
- a CDS encoding EamA family transporter — translated: MNKLAPIFIIIAAMLWGFDGIVLRPELYSLPVILVVFIESSITAIYLSPILFKNITILKKLERKDWLAFAGVALFGGAIGSLSITKALFYVNFVNLSIVILIQKLQPLFALTLAAIILKEKLPKKFFYWAFLAILGTYIMTFGFKLPQINSDNKNLFAALFSGFAAFSFGFSTVLSKRALKNVSFELGTYLRFSISAIIMLSIVLTFGEINQVTTVLNSQWLIFLLIAFSTGGPAIFLYYYGLKNITASSSTILELAFPLTAIILEYILHGNILSIVQWIGVAILIYSITNVIKLSSEKK
- a CDS encoding FAD-dependent oxidoreductase, with protein sequence MAKIVIVGAGFAGHTAALYLGDSLGKDHSITVVNRQDYFAYIPSWVWVGIGHMAPEKTTFPLEPVYSKLNVNFIHGKVTEIHADNQFVIAEENNSKNIKKLEYDYLIIATGPKLNFEGTKGLGPKGFTYSICTLDHAVASRDKYLEIVARMKKGEKQKIVIGTGHPGATCQGAALEYITNIHKDLIKQGIRDKAEMIYFSNERALGDFGVRGVHAKYKGQVVSSEDFIGAVFKQNGFDVQVQRGAKEVNEKSIYWENFNGEFGETDYDFAMLVPQFLGQPFKFVGKDGEDNSSKLTNPAGFILVDGIYGLTWDILSENPDAWPAVYQNRNYKNIFAGGIAFAPPGPISKPHTTPNGTSITAAPPRTGMVSGIIGRIIAKNIIDLIEHGRMTHHERMSDMAAACIASMGDSLWDGSAATIMIYPVVPDVRKFPNEQGRDLFVTHMEMGLAGAWMKRMIHTTFMHKLRARVGWKIIPE